A single genomic interval of Balaenoptera musculus isolate JJ_BM4_2016_0621 chromosome 14, mBalMus1.pri.v3, whole genome shotgun sequence harbors:
- the LOC118880088 gene encoding carbonic anhydrase 15-like, protein MQGARLPPPAYRALQLHFHWRGPRVSRLRAQPGRAAPPHGGASVNLASTFPLASLLLGASGLSRFYRYAGSLTTRCCEPVVLWTVFEDAVPIGRAQVAQFRIVAQAGPPPPPPGSRPAPLTEDLRPQQPLGLRRVVAFPSASVRAAAPTPARGHGALLGLGLSLWL, encoded by the exons ATGCAGGGCGCCAGGCTGCCACCACCAGCGTACCGTGCCCTGCAGCTGCACTTCCACTGGCGGGGGCCCCGGGTGAGCAGGCTCAGAGCACAGCCTGGACGGGCAGCACCACCCCATGGAG GGGCCTCCGTGAACCTGGCGTCCACCTTCCCGCTGGCCTCGCTGCTGCTGGGCGCCTCTGGCCTCTCGCGCTTCTACCGCTACGCGGGGTCGCTGACCACGCGGTGCTGCGAGCCCGTGGTGCTCTGGACGGTCTTCGAGGACGCGGTCCCCATCGGGCGCGCGCAG GTGGCCCAGTTCCGGATCGTGGCCCAGGccgggccccccccccccccccccggctccCGCCCCGCGCCGCTCACGGAGGACTTACGGCCGCAGCAGCCTCTCGGCTTACGCAGGGTTGTAGCTTTCCCCAGCGCCTCGGTCCGCGCGGCAGCCCCCACCCCGGCCCGAGGGCACGGGGCTCTCCTGGGCCTGGGGCTCAGCCTGTGGCTCTGA